One Corynebacterium appendicis CIP 107643 DNA window includes the following coding sequences:
- a CDS encoding sensor histidine kinase, producing the protein MTQKTNGGHYRLVEASIWLILLVGPLAGLFTMKLPTWQYATGAGLIVGFGAVYLCAHTIRAHRNDTVNAALWVLALLLPMIGVTAIMGVWGATMLPYITSTTGSLMTLRMHTLVNLTIISVFSVYVVFIGNLTTWIFFGASVLIAATVGTQVSATRLSDERVHLAAELELARQRESIYRDVHDLLGHSLTVINVKASLARKLVDVDKQEAAKELDEIVDLSRQSLEDVRRAVRTSHTPSLTTEVEAARSALAAAGIEPRISVHAATESPLFGWVLREAVTNVIRHSQATECEITVTPHKLVVADNGIGLPPGTRLASVTDRVRAAGGSLVVPPTDSGTRLEVTV; encoded by the coding sequence GTGACCCAGAAGACAAATGGTGGGCACTACCGGCTCGTTGAAGCTAGCATCTGGCTGATCCTTCTGGTCGGCCCGCTCGCTGGCTTGTTCACCATGAAGCTCCCCACCTGGCAGTACGCAACCGGTGCCGGATTGATCGTAGGCTTCGGTGCTGTATACCTGTGCGCGCACACGATCCGCGCGCACCGCAACGACACTGTCAACGCGGCGTTGTGGGTGCTCGCTCTCCTCCTCCCGATGATCGGGGTGACCGCCATCATGGGGGTGTGGGGTGCAACGATGCTGCCGTACATCACGTCCACGACCGGGTCACTCATGACGTTGCGCATGCACACGCTCGTGAATCTTACCATCATCTCGGTGTTCAGCGTCTACGTGGTTTTCATAGGCAACCTGACAACATGGATTTTCTTCGGCGCGTCGGTGCTCATCGCGGCGACAGTGGGAACGCAGGTCAGCGCGACCAGGCTTAGCGACGAACGCGTCCACCTCGCCGCCGAGCTCGAACTGGCGCGACAGCGTGAGTCGATTTACCGGGACGTGCACGACCTGTTGGGTCATTCCCTGACCGTGATCAACGTGAAGGCGTCGTTGGCGCGCAAGCTGGTGGACGTCGATAAGCAAGAAGCGGCGAAGGAACTGGATGAGATCGTGGATCTGTCCCGCCAGTCGCTTGAGGATGTCCGGCGCGCTGTTCGGACATCCCACACGCCGTCGCTCACCACGGAGGTGGAAGCCGCGCGCTCGGCACTGGCGGCGGCTGGAATCGAGCCGCGAATCAGCGTTCACGCAGCCACCGAGTCCCCGCTGTTCGGGTGGGTGCTGCGGGAAGCAGTCACCAACGTGATCCGGCACTCACAGGCCACGGAGTGCGAGATCACAGTCACCCCGCATAAGCTCGTCGTGGCCGATAATGGCATCGGTTTGCCGCCGGGCACACGCTTAGCAAGCGTCACCGACAGGGTGCGAGCCGCGGGCGGTTCACTCGTGGTTCCGCCCACTGATTCCGGAACACGGCTGGAGGTAACGGTATGA
- a CDS encoding ABC transporter permease, producing MTTLKFALHNLKRLKSDASSLFFNIALPVILYLIFGAAQQYSGDDLGNGNVAAFVMLGMALYAGISGAVSQSSLVVVEHNSGWGRQLALTPLTNTQIAVARLLVILVNVVLPVAAVFLTGALGNAEMDASAWFWSFLITVTVSLPFGFYGLVWAQSLKSLTAVSIAATSVTLLAFAGNTLFPLTSNLIDFSRFTPMYGATMLSRWPLAEGLQLVQGEPVPVTDPLWQPLLSIIAWTVIFAVISLALDSREKGRA from the coding sequence ATGACTACCCTTAAGTTCGCACTACACAACCTCAAACGCCTCAAATCCGATGCCTCTTCGCTGTTCTTCAACATCGCTCTGCCGGTGATCCTCTACCTCATCTTCGGCGCAGCCCAGCAGTACTCGGGCGATGATTTGGGCAACGGCAACGTCGCTGCCTTCGTCATGCTCGGAATGGCCCTCTATGCGGGAATTTCGGGAGCTGTTTCCCAATCGTCCTTAGTGGTCGTTGAGCACAATAGTGGATGGGGACGGCAGCTCGCGCTGACGCCGTTGACCAACACGCAGATTGCGGTGGCGAGATTGCTCGTCATCCTCGTCAACGTCGTCCTCCCCGTGGCCGCAGTCTTCCTCACCGGAGCATTAGGGAATGCCGAGATGGACGCCAGCGCGTGGTTCTGGAGCTTCCTCATCACTGTCACGGTGTCCTTGCCTTTCGGCTTCTACGGACTGGTCTGGGCGCAATCACTGAAGTCGCTCACAGCTGTCTCGATCGCCGCCACCTCAGTCACCCTGCTGGCGTTCGCAGGAAACACACTGTTCCCGCTGACGAGTAACCTGATCGACTTCTCCCGGTTCACCCCGATGTACGGCGCCACCATGCTGTCGCGGTGGCCTCTCGCAGAAGGACTGCAATTGGTTCAGGGTGAGCCCGTCCCGGTCACCGACCCACTGTGGCAACCACTGCTCAGTATCATTGCCTGGACTGTCATATTCGCTGTGATCAGTCTGGCCTTGGATAGCCGCGAGAAAGGGCGTGCGTGA
- a CDS encoding ABC transporter ATP-binding protein, with protein sequence MIETQNVSKHFGQVKAVEDVSLSIGRGEIVGLLGRNGAGKTTLVDLILGLTKPTGGTVRVANTTPAQAVREARIGAVMQTGGLLDTVTVKDTLAMIDSTHRDSIGVEAAIEHANLRKIQNRRVGKCSGGEQQRVRFAIALLGKPDILILDEPTTGMDATSRHEFWDTMRAQAHSGRTIIFSTHYLEEAENLAERIIVLDNGQVIADGPTDRLTADANKKRVTAQSSQGLIDVTTSNADSYARKLLNETDAHDLTITRTSLEDSFIALTARSNHDYP encoded by the coding sequence ATGATCGAAACACAGAATGTGAGCAAGCATTTCGGCCAGGTGAAGGCCGTTGAAGATGTCAGCCTGAGCATCGGCCGCGGGGAGATCGTTGGCCTGCTCGGGCGCAACGGAGCAGGCAAAACCACCCTAGTTGACCTCATTCTCGGGCTAACCAAACCGACCGGCGGCACGGTGCGCGTTGCCAACACGACTCCGGCGCAGGCGGTCCGAGAAGCGCGCATCGGCGCCGTAATGCAAACCGGCGGTCTCCTCGACACCGTTACCGTCAAAGACACTCTCGCCATGATCGACTCCACCCACCGCGATTCCATCGGGGTTGAGGCGGCGATCGAGCACGCGAATCTCCGAAAGATTCAGAATCGCCGGGTTGGAAAATGCTCAGGCGGCGAGCAGCAGCGGGTTCGCTTCGCGATCGCGTTGCTGGGCAAGCCTGACATCCTCATCCTCGACGAACCGACGACAGGCATGGACGCCACCAGTCGCCACGAATTTTGGGACACGATGCGCGCCCAGGCCCACTCCGGGCGCACCATCATCTTCTCCACGCACTACCTCGAAGAAGCAGAGAACCTGGCTGAGCGCATCATCGTGCTCGACAACGGCCAGGTCATCGCGGATGGGCCGACAGATCGTCTCACTGCCGACGCGAACAAGAAGCGTGTCACAGCGCAATCATCGCAGGGGCTTATCGACGTCACCACTAGCAACGCCGACTCCTACGCCCGGAAACTCCTCAACGAGACCGACGCGCACGACCTGACCATCACCCGAACGTCCCTAGAGGACTCCTTCATCGCGCTCACAGCAAGGAGCAATCATGACTACCCTTAA
- a CDS encoding ectoine synthase encodes MFTRSRDDVETVEWGGGTSERLLTAKDNMGYAVAHTVVRAGTESKLQYRNHLEACYCIGGSGEVEDTEGNVYPITPGTIYVLDEHDAHYLRGGKDEDLILVSVFNPAITGDEKHELSEDGFSSY; translated from the coding sequence ATGTTTACCCGTTCCCGTGATGATGTTGAGACTGTTGAGTGGGGTGGCGGCACCTCCGAGCGCCTGCTGACCGCTAAGGACAACATGGGCTATGCCGTTGCTCACACCGTGGTCCGCGCCGGCACCGAGTCGAAGCTGCAGTACCGCAACCACCTTGAGGCGTGCTACTGCATTGGCGGTTCCGGCGAGGTCGAGGACACCGAAGGCAATGTCTACCCGATCACCCCGGGCACCATTTATGTCCTCGACGAGCACGACGCCCACTACCTGCGCGGCGGCAAGGACGAGGATCTGATCCTGGTGTCCGTGTTCAACCCGGCGATCACCGGCGATGAGAAGCACGAGCTCTCCGAGGATGGCTTTAGTAGCTACTAG
- a CDS encoding cation transporter, with translation MTEQRIRRAVLIVALLNFGYFFVEFAAAIAIGSASLFADSADFLEDTAINMLVFFAVAWPASRRRAAGSVLAALILIPAIAAIVTVVLKIMNPEPPSPEGLTGVAVGALVVNLICAVILLRLRNEGSSLATGAWLAARNDALANVLIIVAGLLTFVWATAWFDIIVGAIIAAVNLSAAKEVWEEAREEHDSVEEAFADMEDC, from the coding sequence ATGACTGAACAGCGTATTCGCCGCGCCGTTCTGATCGTGGCGCTGCTGAATTTCGGCTACTTTTTCGTCGAATTCGCAGCGGCCATCGCGATCGGATCGGCGTCTCTTTTTGCCGACTCGGCAGATTTTCTGGAAGACACCGCCATCAACATGCTGGTGTTCTTCGCGGTGGCGTGGCCCGCTTCCAGGCGCCGTGCCGCCGGTTCCGTTCTCGCCGCCCTGATCTTGATCCCCGCGATCGCCGCGATCGTGACCGTCGTGCTCAAGATCATGAACCCGGAGCCGCCGTCGCCTGAGGGCTTGACCGGTGTCGCCGTCGGCGCGCTCGTGGTCAACCTGATCTGCGCGGTGATCCTGCTGCGCCTGCGCAATGAGGGGTCCTCGCTGGCTACCGGCGCGTGGCTCGCTGCGCGTAACGACGCCCTGGCTAACGTCCTCATTATCGTCGCCGGCCTGCTCACCTTCGTGTGGGCGACTGCCTGGTTCGACATCATCGTCGGCGCGATCATTGCCGCCGTGAACCTGTCTGCCGCCAAGGAAGTGTGGGAAGAAGCCCGCGAGGAACACGACTCCGTCGAGGAAGCTTTCGCGGATATGGAGGACTGCTGA
- a CDS encoding Nramp family divalent metal transporter, producing the protein MSTAKKQRSAWLGPGLLISASFIGPGTVTTATVTGASFGFALSWAIVFSIIATIILQEMSARLGLMGKISTGEAMRATFESPVAKLLMIALIVTAIGIGGAAYAGGDTTGTALALSDVTSLPVPVLSGIIAAVLVLLLLTGSYKFFERFMTALVIILVGVFLVTAVAVKPDVGALLRGMFVPDVPAGAAVTAIALIGTTVVPYNVFLHSNLVQEKWGDEPQDLAMKKARVDNVVSISIGGLITLAILTTAATVMFSQGLEAESAADLAEPLRPMLGDAAPWVLAIGLFAAGMTSAVAGPLGAAYAICGVMGWSRDLKDNKFRAIYLTVVIVGAIIAITGVNPVQVIILAQAANGILLPVVAFFLLYTMNNKKLLGEHVNGLATNIIGGIIFLITVVLGGMTLIDLF; encoded by the coding sequence ATGTCCACCGCCAAGAAACAACGCTCCGCATGGCTCGGCCCCGGGCTACTCATCAGTGCCTCATTCATCGGGCCGGGCACCGTCACCACCGCCACAGTCACTGGCGCAAGCTTTGGCTTCGCGCTGAGCTGGGCGATTGTGTTTTCCATCATCGCCACGATCATCCTGCAGGAAATGTCCGCCCGCCTGGGGTTGATGGGCAAGATCAGCACGGGCGAGGCCATGCGCGCCACCTTCGAGTCGCCCGTAGCCAAGCTGCTCATGATCGCGCTCATCGTCACGGCCATCGGCATCGGCGGCGCGGCGTATGCGGGCGGCGACACGACCGGCACAGCGCTAGCGCTTAGCGACGTCACCAGCCTCCCCGTCCCGGTACTCTCCGGCATCATCGCCGCAGTGCTCGTCCTGCTGCTGCTTACTGGCAGTTACAAATTCTTCGAGCGCTTCATGACTGCGCTGGTTATCATTCTTGTCGGCGTCTTCCTTGTCACCGCTGTGGCCGTGAAGCCCGATGTCGGGGCGCTTTTGCGCGGCATGTTCGTGCCAGATGTGCCTGCCGGTGCCGCTGTGACTGCCATCGCCCTGATCGGCACCACCGTTGTTCCGTACAACGTTTTTCTCCACTCCAACCTTGTGCAGGAGAAGTGGGGCGATGAGCCGCAGGACCTCGCTATGAAGAAGGCGCGCGTAGATAACGTCGTCTCGATCTCCATCGGCGGCCTGATCACCTTGGCCATTCTCACCACCGCCGCGACCGTGATGTTCAGCCAAGGTTTGGAAGCCGAGTCCGCCGCCGACCTCGCCGAACCCCTGCGCCCCATGCTTGGCGACGCCGCCCCCTGGGTTCTCGCCATCGGCCTCTTTGCCGCTGGCATGACCTCTGCCGTCGCCGGCCCTCTTGGCGCCGCCTACGCAATCTGCGGAGTCATGGGCTGGTCCCGTGACCTGAAAGACAACAAATTCCGCGCCATCTACCTCACTGTCGTCATCGTCGGCGCCATCATCGCCATCACCGGCGTCAACCCGGTGCAGGTCATCATCCTCGCCCAGGCCGCCAACGGCATCCTCCTCCCGGTCGTCGCCTTCTTCCTGCTTTACACGATGAACAACAAGAAGCTCCTCGGCGAGCATGTCAATGGCCTGGCCACCAACATCATCGGCGGCATCATCTTCCTGATCACCGTCGTCCTCGGCGGCATGACCTTGATCGACCTGTTTTAG
- a CDS encoding HNH endonuclease signature motif containing protein — protein sequence MLVMEAESELGVQALAEGIVDSYRSMMRSKAGMLEMIGEFDRRNLAEKCGASSTATWLMRRLGLSESSAHEYVYVARQLQNFAYLAEMFAAGNLSYSALRLVLKYLTPENEVELVEKAMQLGYPGLECALAGREKPNEKEEKKECYLRLKKQPDGFVNVWARLNPVDGESFCAALKIGHLAFAADEDELGELIGEDGYVDPDKLDALIQAKEEEEEKLQAKKDVSGYGLPTGRAMVHALMGMVNMVRSKPQSKFRAPGAQVSVMATLDGRAYLPNNAGAASKGLENLVANALVRLDTVDDRGMIINAGRSTRLATDGQIRSLLAMWGGQCAMPGCTHTRFMEFHHMEEWANGGLTDMDNLIPLCSACHSLVTEGYAQITRHGDEIVFDFGDGSRYVSYNHSLPVRNDSYVMPVVENRGCADNFAS from the coding sequence ATGTTGGTGATGGAAGCGGAGTCGGAGCTGGGGGTCCAAGCGCTGGCCGAGGGGATTGTTGATAGCTATCGCTCGATGATGCGTTCGAAGGCGGGAATGCTGGAGATGATCGGGGAGTTCGACCGCCGCAATCTCGCAGAGAAATGCGGGGCGTCGAGCACGGCGACGTGGCTGATGCGCCGTCTGGGCTTGTCGGAGTCGTCGGCGCACGAGTACGTGTACGTGGCGCGTCAGTTGCAGAACTTCGCGTATCTGGCGGAGATGTTCGCGGCCGGGAACTTGAGCTACTCGGCTCTGCGGCTGGTGCTCAAGTACCTCACGCCGGAGAACGAGGTGGAGCTCGTGGAAAAGGCGATGCAGCTGGGCTATCCGGGGCTGGAGTGTGCGTTGGCGGGGCGTGAGAAGCCGAATGAGAAAGAGGAGAAAAAGGAGTGCTACCTGCGGTTGAAGAAGCAGCCGGATGGGTTCGTGAATGTGTGGGCGCGGCTCAATCCCGTTGACGGGGAGAGTTTCTGCGCCGCCCTGAAGATCGGGCATCTCGCGTTCGCTGCCGACGAGGATGAACTTGGTGAGCTGATCGGGGAGGACGGATACGTCGACCCAGACAAGCTGGACGCTCTCATCCAGGCGAAGGAGGAAGAAGAGGAGAAGCTGCAGGCCAAGAAGGACGTTTCGGGCTACGGCTTGCCGACGGGGCGTGCGATGGTCCACGCGCTGATGGGCATGGTCAACATGGTCAGGTCGAAACCGCAGAGCAAGTTCCGTGCACCGGGCGCGCAGGTGAGCGTCATGGCAACGCTGGATGGCCGTGCCTACCTGCCCAATAACGCAGGGGCAGCATCGAAGGGGCTGGAGAACCTAGTGGCCAATGCGCTGGTGCGCCTGGACACGGTCGATGACCGCGGAATGATCATCAACGCAGGCCGCTCGACGCGTCTGGCAACGGATGGGCAGATCCGTTCGCTGCTGGCCATGTGGGGCGGACAGTGCGCGATGCCGGGCTGCACGCACACGCGCTTCATGGAATTCCACCACATGGAGGAATGGGCCAACGGTGGCCTGACCGACATGGACAATCTCATCCCGTTGTGCTCCGCGTGCCACTCACTGGTCACGGAGGGGTACGCCCAGATCACGCGCCACGGGGACGAGATCGTCTTCGACTTCGGCGACGGCAGTCGTTACGTGTCCTACAACCACTCGCTGCCGGTCCGGAACGACTCCTACGTGATGCCGGTGGTGGAAAACCGCGGATGTGCCGACAATTTCGCCAGCTAG
- a CDS encoding thiamine phosphate synthase, whose product MTDLDLRCYFVTGAGAPDQIVETARAAAQGGAGIIQVRSKPISARDLYDLGLSVVTAVHEVNPSTHVLIDDRVDVALALKPHGVAGVHIGQDDLNPRIARDLLGPDAIIGLTTGTLDLVEAANDFADVVNYIGAGPFRDTPTKDSGRTPLGLDGYPALVEASKLPIVAIGDVTVDDAEALARTGVDGVAIVRGIMNADNPRDYVEHVIANVDRGRL is encoded by the coding sequence ATGACAGATCTCGACCTCCGCTGCTATTTCGTCACCGGCGCCGGCGCCCCCGACCAGATCGTTGAGACCGCCCGCGCCGCCGCCCAGGGCGGTGCCGGCATCATCCAGGTGCGCAGCAAACCCATCAGCGCGCGCGACCTCTACGACCTGGGCTTGTCCGTGGTCACCGCTGTGCACGAGGTCAACCCCTCCACACACGTGCTTATCGACGACCGCGTCGACGTCGCCCTCGCCCTTAAACCCCACGGCGTTGCCGGTGTCCACATCGGCCAAGACGACCTGAACCCACGCATCGCCCGCGATCTGCTCGGCCCCGACGCCATCATCGGCCTGACCACTGGAACTCTCGATCTGGTCGAGGCCGCCAACGACTTTGCGGACGTCGTCAATTACATCGGTGCTGGACCGTTCCGCGACACCCCCACCAAGGACTCCGGCCGCACTCCCCTGGGCCTTGACGGCTACCCAGCCCTCGTCGAGGCATCGAAGCTGCCCATCGTCGCCATCGGCGATGTCACCGTCGATGATGCCGAAGCTCTCGCCCGCACCGGCGTCGACGGCGTCGCCATCGTCCGCGGCATCATGAACGCGGACAACCCGCGCGACTACGTCGAGCACGTGATCGCAAACGTCGACCGCGGCCGCCTCTAG
- a CDS encoding S1 family peptidase: protein MKIRALAAAALAALALVVAPQAQAGAQTDPNYQWRTDPAAKVLAGKPFAGGVLHRVPGSWFDAQRAHPGAKEAASRGRALYGPGAPIYVGLYGMCTVAAVGTDGAGRKVALTAGHCGNIGDQVVAADSFAAGPTGRVARKNGALDYAVIELGPRADLTASYNGTTIRSTGGATRTGDTLCKNGYATGVTCGINWIADGVRQQSQVCAMAGDSGAPLYSGTRLVGLVNGSSIPRMANLQCMSPLQGPIHAPTVSTNIDVILRDLNAAPGVGNGFRLAG from the coding sequence ATGAAGATTCGGGCTCTGGCGGCAGCGGCACTGGCCGCGTTGGCTTTGGTTGTTGCGCCGCAGGCGCAGGCGGGCGCGCAGACTGACCCGAATTACCAGTGGCGAACGGACCCGGCGGCGAAGGTGCTGGCGGGCAAGCCGTTCGCAGGTGGGGTGCTGCACCGCGTGCCTGGTTCCTGGTTCGATGCGCAGCGCGCACACCCGGGGGCCAAGGAAGCAGCCTCGCGTGGGCGTGCGCTGTACGGTCCGGGCGCACCGATCTACGTGGGGCTCTACGGCATGTGCACGGTCGCGGCGGTGGGCACCGACGGCGCTGGACGCAAGGTCGCGCTCACCGCGGGCCACTGCGGAAATATCGGAGATCAGGTGGTCGCCGCCGATTCCTTTGCGGCGGGACCGACGGGGCGGGTCGCGCGGAAGAACGGCGCGCTGGACTATGCGGTGATTGAGCTGGGCCCGCGCGCGGACTTGACTGCCAGCTACAACGGCACGACGATCCGCTCGACGGGCGGGGCGACTCGGACAGGTGACACGCTCTGTAAGAACGGCTACGCCACCGGCGTGACTTGCGGAATCAACTGGATCGCCGACGGGGTGCGCCAGCAGTCGCAGGTCTGTGCGATGGCGGGAGACTCGGGCGCGCCACTCTACTCCGGTACTCGCCTGGTGGGGTTGGTCAACGGCTCCTCGATCCCGCGGATGGCTAATCTGCAGTGCATGAGCCCACTGCAAGGGCCGATCCACGCGCCGACGGTGTCCACGAATATCGACGTGATTCTCCGCGATCTCAACGCCGCACCGGGCGTGGGCAACGGCTTCCGCTTGGCGGGTTAA
- the hisN gene encoding histidinol-phosphatase yields the protein MANYSDDLALALELAELADAITLERFESADLKVDTKPDMTPVSDADVAVESALRDKLGTTRPADAVLGEEFGGDVHFSGRQWVIDPIDGTKNFVRGVPVWATLISLLDDGKPVVGVVSAPALARRWYASEGAGAWRTFADGSVTRLEVSGVAGLADASISISSLSGWRDRDLRDQLISLTDDAWRLRGYGDFFSYCLVAEGAVDIAAEPEVSLWDLAALSVLVTEAGGRFTSLAGEDGPHGGDAAATNGLLHDEVLGRLR from the coding sequence ATGGCTAACTACTCCGACGACCTCGCTCTCGCCCTCGAACTTGCCGAGCTTGCCGACGCAATCACTCTCGAGCGCTTCGAATCCGCCGATCTGAAGGTGGACACGAAGCCCGACATGACCCCGGTTTCCGATGCCGATGTGGCAGTCGAGAGTGCGCTGCGCGACAAACTCGGCACCACCCGCCCCGCTGACGCTGTCCTCGGTGAAGAATTCGGCGGCGACGTGCACTTCTCTGGGCGCCAGTGGGTCATTGACCCGATCGACGGCACCAAGAATTTCGTGCGCGGCGTGCCCGTGTGGGCCACGCTGATTTCTTTGCTTGACGACGGTAAGCCCGTTGTCGGAGTTGTCAGCGCTCCCGCCCTGGCACGCCGCTGGTACGCCAGCGAAGGCGCCGGTGCGTGGCGCACATTCGCCGACGGCAGCGTCACTCGGTTGGAAGTATCGGGGGTTGCCGGGTTGGCGGATGCGTCGATAAGCATCTCCTCCTTGAGCGGGTGGCGCGACCGCGATTTGCGTGACCAGCTGATTTCGCTCACCGACGATGCGTGGCGCCTGCGCGGTTACGGCGATTTCTTCTCTTACTGCCTTGTCGCGGAGGGCGCCGTCGACATTGCGGCCGAGCCCGAGGTCTCCCTCTGGGACCTCGCGGCATTGTCAGTGCTGGTGACCGAAGCCGGCGGCCGCTTCACCTCGCTTGCCGGGGAGGATGGCCCGCACGGCGGCGATGCCGCGGCCACCAACGGCTTGCTGCACGACGAGGTGCTCGGCCGCCTGCGTTAA
- a CDS encoding inositol monophosphatase family protein, with the protein MAAVSTAAFVDSHRSSSDAELARALVETAGGLALSMRDEGLETGQKTSVSDVVTNADTAAEDFVAGALEALRPDDGIVGEEGATKASTSGRTWVIDPVDGTYNFASGSDYFCSALALVEGEASDPARILTSAIHRPALATTWVADNGTATRNGRTLEQLIDAPLPHLALATYLHPTSMKDEAIRGAWLDATNSAATVRMFGAGSIDLATVASGGIGGWLQHSVADWDWLPGKALVEAAGGKAVKADAGGVTWCIAGNRQLVNEVLAKLEQHG; encoded by the coding sequence ATGGCGGCTGTGTCTACCGCAGCTTTCGTTGATTCGCACCGTAGTTCCTCCGACGCCGAGCTCGCCCGCGCCCTCGTCGAGACAGCCGGGGGTCTGGCGCTGAGTATGCGCGACGAAGGCCTCGAAACCGGCCAGAAGACCTCTGTGTCGGACGTTGTCACCAACGCCGACACGGCCGCCGAGGACTTCGTCGCGGGAGCACTCGAGGCCCTGCGCCCCGACGACGGGATCGTGGGCGAAGAGGGCGCAACGAAGGCGTCGACAAGCGGGCGCACGTGGGTGATCGACCCGGTGGACGGCACGTACAACTTCGCGTCGGGCTCCGATTATTTCTGCTCTGCTCTCGCGCTGGTCGAGGGCGAGGCCAGCGACCCCGCGCGTATTCTGACCAGCGCGATTCACCGCCCCGCGCTCGCCACGACGTGGGTCGCGGACAACGGCACGGCGACACGGAACGGTCGCACGCTCGAGCAGCTTATCGACGCACCACTGCCCCACCTGGCGCTCGCCACATACCTCCACCCCACATCGATGAAAGACGAGGCCATCCGGGGCGCGTGGCTGGACGCCACGAACAGCGCCGCCACGGTGCGCATGTTCGGCGCCGGCTCGATCGACCTGGCCACCGTCGCGTCCGGCGGAATCGGCGGCTGGCTACAGCACTCTGTCGCCGACTGGGATTGGCTACCCGGCAAAGCCCTCGTCGAAGCTGCTGGCGGCAAGGCCGTGAAGGCCGATGCTGGTGGGGTCACATGGTGCATTGCCGGAAACCGCCAGCTCGTCAACGAAGTGCTGGCTAAGCTTGAACAGCATGGCTAA